Genomic window (Candidatus Defluviibacterium haderslevense):
TTCACTTCATAAACTTTGTGTTGATCCATATCAGCAAAACCTAAAGATTGTTTCCAATTGAACGCCCATAAATTGGTGCCATTAAATATCAAGTCGTCGTTTTTGTGAAGCCCAATGCGCCAAGATTTCCAGTATAAGATAATGCTTTCATGGGGCTCAAACTATCCTTTAGGGTAGCATCTTGTGATTGGCAGGCAAAATAATCTGCAGGATGAAAACTCGTTCCATCATCATCTGAATATATAATTCCAGCGCCTTCGGTTCCTGCGTATAATCTTCCTTTTTGATCTACGTTAATACTATAGATGGCACCATCTGAAGGTGCCCCACCCCAAGTTGGATAATAGCAGGGATAATTATTTTTGACGATAGCCGTTTCATCAATTTTCTTAAAAGAATTTCCTTGATCTGTGCTCTTGTATATATAGGACCATTTCGCACCAACCCATATATTTCCATTAGGTGATTTTGCCATACAGAATGCACCTAGGACAGGAGGATAATCTACATTAACAGGCAACCATGAATTATTAGAAAAATTATATTTAAAAATAAACGGTTCAGAGATACCGCTTCTGAATATTCCTACTATTGGTTCATTATTATCATTGCAGATGATTTCCTGAATATTATTTGTAATGCTTTTTGGAATTGGGATTATAGGCAGTGCTTCAAAATGACCACTTGCAAGTAAGGTGTTGGATTTATAGATAATACCTTTAGGTGATGATGTCCCAACAAGTCCGTAATATATATCATGATTTTTTGCAATGGCTAATTTAGGAAAAGTACCCTGAGGTAAGCCGGTGGCCCATAATTGCCATTTATTTTGTTGAGCATAAGATGCTTCAATGAATGAGAAAATGGTGATCAAAAATAGAATTGATGATGATTTCATTTTGAATTATGGTCAAGTGGTTATTTGATGTAATTGTAATAATTTCAATGCTTTTATGGATTACATTAATGATGAATTTGCTGGATTAATACATTGTTTAATTATACTTTAGTGGCAATTCATTTTTTAATTATTTTCATTTGTAATTAAAATGAATCTATCATACTAGTATTTATTAAATGCAATATAGTATGTTGATTACGGATGCTGCAAAGTTGTTGCTTCATTATTCAAATTTATTTTTAGATGTGAACTTATATTAATTTTGGTCAACTATCAAGGCGATATTAACTATCTTTGTTTATTAAGTTACGCAATAAGCTAAATAAATACATTATGTTTAAATTGAATTTCTTATTCATAATAAGTTTGGTCTTGATCATTGCTTTTGGTTTGCAAATAATTCCAGGCCATAGTCAATGCTTTAATTGTAAAAACGCGCCAAAAGGTACTATTTGGTGTGATGATTTTGAAGATGCTACACCATTAAATCAAAAGTATTTTGAATATAATGACAATCAGGGAGATTTTATTAAAATGGATCAGGTGGGTCGAGATCATTCTAGGGGTATGCGTGTGAAATGGCAACAAGGTGAGGTCGGAGCTGGATCCTTATCTAAATCTTTTGGCAAAACTCCCGATACTTATATAGGCAAATATGCTGCACAACCTACTCAAAACTTTGATGAAATCTATTGGCGGATGGATGTAATGGCTCAAGCAGGTTGGATTGGTGGAGGTCCTGCAAAATTAAGTAGAGCATTATGTTTAGCAAATAGCAATTGGGCTCAAGGAATGATGGCTCATCTCTGGTCCGGTGGAACTAAAGATGAATACCTAGGAATGGATCCAGCTAGCGGCATTGGAACTGATGGTGTACTTAAATCTACGAAATACAATGACTTCAATAATTTGCGATGGTTGGGATTTAAAGCGGGTAATATTGATATGTTTAGTACAAGAAATGCAGGTAGATGGTTCTGTGTGGTCGGTCATGTTAAATTGAATACACCCGGACAAAAAAACGGGGTGTTTGAATTT
Coding sequences:
- a CDS encoding T9SS type A sorting domain-containing protein, encoding MFKLNFLFIISLVLIIAFGLQIIPGHSQCFNCKNAPKGTIWCDDFEDATPLNQKYFEYNDNQGDFIKMDQVGRDHSRGMRVKWQQGEVGAGSLSKSFGKTPDTYIGKYAAQPTQNFDEIYWRMDVMAQAGWIGGGPAKLSRALCLANSNWAQGMMAHLWSGGTKDEYLGMDPASGIGTDGVLKSTKYNDFNNLRWLGFKAGNIDMFSTRNAGRWFCVVGHVKLNTPGQKNGVFEFWINDTLQASATTLDWHSTWNSNPANMHINAVFFENYWNAGSPVQQERYFDNLVISTQSIPCKCDVTAIENISIVKKLLFYPNPSNTFLKLDPSVQLPIPIEIYDLNGILHGKEMIYHYYQHIDISDLSFGIYLIKSPNFQPYKMVVSHVNE